The sequence below is a genomic window from Rhodothermales bacterium.
CGTACGTGCGCGAACCGCAAGGCGACCCATCGCATCCTCTGAAATGATCGCATGAATCATATAGCGCACGTACTTGCCGGCCTCCTCTTTGGCTGCGCCTCGTTTGCAGCCTGCGAAACGCCGGCTCCAACGGCCCCTCCTGTGGACAATCAGCAGCTGACGGCCCTGTATGAAGCCGATCAGGCCGAGCGTACGGGCGCCATCGCAGACTGGTCCATCGTCGCTCAAAACGACCGCGACCGGCGCGCGCGCGTCCAGGCCATGCGCGATGCGGATTCGCTTCACACCGCAAACGACTTTTATCATGCGGCCATGATCTTCCAGCATGGTGAGGACCAACAGGCCTACGAGCAAGCCCTCGAACTGGCGCTCAAGTCCGTCGCGCTCGACTCCACGCATGCGGAGGCGCGCTGGCTCGTCGCGGCGGCAACCGACCGGTACTTGCTGAGCAGAAAACGTCCCCAGGTGTACGGAACCCAGTTCGTGATCTACATGAACCAGTGGTACCTGCAGAAAATAGATACCACCGGCGCCAGCGACGACGCCCGACGCCGGCTGGGTGCGCGCACGCTCGATGAAACACGCGCGTTTCTCACCGAGCAAAACGGCGCGTACAGGGGCCTCAATATCGTCCCCGACTCTATTCTGGTGGCGCTGGGGATACCATGAACCCAACCCGCGCCTGACGGCGGCACTACGCCTCGCCAGCCAGCCGCCCTCTATAATTCTTGAAAGACGAACCCTCCGCTTTCCCGAAGGGCATCGGCCGCCCCGCGCAACGCGCCCTCGCCGCCATCGGCGTGACGCAGCTCGATCAGTTGACCGGGTTCACGGAAAAGGAACTGCGCGGGCTGCACGGGATGGGCCCGAAAGCGCTGGGCCTGTTACAAGAGGCCCTGCGTGCGAAGGGCCAGGCGTTCCGGTCGGAATCCTGAACCGGATGTCGGCTATTCGGCATCCGCCGGCGGCTGCGTGTGCCAGCTGAACGTCGAGTCGCCCGCCCCCAGTCCGAGCACGCCGCCCTCATCCCCCGAAACCGGCAGGACCTCATCCAGACGGATTGCCACCGGTACATTCGACGTGTCGATAAACATCACGGAGGGGCCACGCTCGGTCGATGCGGGCCGGCTGGTCAGCCATCCAAGCCCGAACGCGAGCCAGAACGCGAGACCGACCGCCGCGACCCAGGCAACGCGCCATCGGCGCCGGAAGGGTATGGCCGGCGTCGCGGGACGCACGGGCGACACCAGGCGGTAGCCGCGCGAGCGGATCGTTTCGATGACGGCCGGCGACCGGCCCAGCAGATTGCGCAGCTGCGAGACGCTCCGCGACAGCGTATCGTCCACCACAACGACATCAGGCCACACCGCCTCCATCAGCGCCTCCCGCGTCACGACCTCGCCCGCACGCCGCGCCAGCATAACGAGCACGGCCATCATCTTGGGTTCGATGATCGCTTCCGAGACCTCGCCGCGTGAAAGCCGGAGGCGGGACGGCTGCACCAGCCAGTCCCCGAGATAGAAGTCGGAGGCGACGTCGTTGGGCAGATCGGACATAGGTTCTTCGGCGTTCGGCGCAGGGGTTTTCAGCGATACAACGGAGGCGAAGCGGTAAAAGTGTCGTTTTCACCGACAAACATCAGACAAACCTCAGGGAGATTCAAGCCGCGCATCGGGTCCGTGTGTCCGTCGCGGCGTTCCTTCTGGCATGACCGCACACATCTCCACCTGACCTGATCGATCATGCGTACACGGTGTTTTTTGATGCTCCTCCTGGTGATCCCGATCGCGCGCGCCCAGACGATGACCGACCGCGATCGGGCGCTCGCCACGAGCTATGGCGAGCGCTTCGTCGACGCCATCAATACCCTGTTCGACGAGGAACGTGCCGGCGTGGCCCGCGCGATCTTCGCCGAGGCAACCATCGAGGACGCCGGCGAGGAGCGGCTGACGGGCCTGTTCTCCCGGCTGCACGAGATGATGGGACCCGTCACGTTCCATCATGCGGAAGTGGTGGAAGTGGACCTGGGCAGCCGGATCAGCCGCATCCTGCACGTCTACGTCCGGGCCACGACCGATGACGCCTGGAAGGACATCCAGCTCCGCCTCGCCGGCGAGCCGCCCTATAAAATCACGGAACTGGGTTTTCTCGCCGACGTCTCGGAACCCATCTACCTCCCCAACAGCCCCGTGGATGCGCCCTCGACGCTCGACTGGCTCTCCGGCTACATCGATGCCCTCGTTCGCGACGAGGGGCTCTCCGGCGCCATGCTCATCGCAAAAGGCGACCGGGTGATCTTCGAGCGGTACTTCGGGTTTGCCGACTCCGCCGGGACCCGACCCGTGACCGCCGGCACGCGGTTCAACCTCGGTTCGGGCAACAAGATGTTCACCGCGCTGGCGGTCGCCCACCTCGTCGAACAGGGCCGGCTCACGTTCGAAACGCCCATCCAACCGTTCTTTCCTGAATTCCCCGGCCTCGATGGCGTGACCATCCATCATCTCCTCTCCCACACTTCCGGCGTCGCCGAATACTGGACCGACGCGTACGAGCGGGCCTGGCATGCGATCGACCGGCTCGAGGACATGCTGCCGTTCGTCCTCGCGGCCGGCATCGAAAGACCGGCCGGGGAGGCGTTTTCGTACTCCAATTCCAACTTCATCCTCGCCGGCCTCGTCGTCGAGCGCGTGACGGGCGAGGACTATTTCGACGTCGTCCGCTCGCTGATCTATGAACCGCT
It includes:
- a CDS encoding winged helix-turn-helix domain-containing protein, with amino-acid sequence MSDLPNDVASDFYLGDWLVQPSRLRLSRGEVSEAIIEPKMMAVLVMLARRAGEVVTREALMEAVWPDVVVVDDTLSRSVSQLRNLLGRSPAVIETIRSRGYRLVSPVRPATPAIPFRRRWRVAWVAAVGLAFWLAFGLGWLTSRPASTERGPSVMFIDTSNVPVAIRLDEVLPVSGDEGGVLGLGAGDSTFSWHTQPPADAE
- a CDS encoding DUF6624 domain-containing protein — translated: MNHIAHVLAGLLFGCASFAACETPAPTAPPVDNQQLTALYEADQAERTGAIADWSIVAQNDRDRRARVQAMRDADSLHTANDFYHAAMIFQHGEDQQAYEQALELALKSVALDSTHAEARWLVAAATDRYLLSRKRPQVYGTQFVIYMNQWYLQKIDTTGASDDARRRLGARTLDETRAFLTEQNGAYRGLNIVPDSILVALGIP
- a CDS encoding serine hydrolase domain-containing protein, producing the protein MRTRCFLMLLLVIPIARAQTMTDRDRALATSYGERFVDAINTLFDEERAGVARAIFAEATIEDAGEERLTGLFSRLHEMMGPVTFHHAEVVEVDLGSRISRILHVYVRATTDDAWKDIQLRLAGEPPYKITELGFLADVSEPIYLPNSPVDAPSTLDWLSGYIDALVRDEGLSGAMLIAKGDRVIFERYFGFADSAGTRPVTAGTRFNLGSGNKMFTALAVAHLVEQGRLTFETPIQPFFPEFPGLDGVTIHHLLSHTSGVAEYWTDAYERAWHAIDRLEDMLPFVLAAGIERPAGEAFSYSNSNFILAGLVVERVTGEDYFDVVRSLIYEPLGMTQSDSYRHGEGTPDRAEALVRLPSGAWARADTPGRGSAAGGGYATPRDMLRFVQGLEAGAIVSSQTLQTLRTSKTTGFEAPFQYGYGFILSRDGDVDSYGHGGTARGVNFELRRFPTPDLTLILFSNRDSGAYDDLKRNTIKLISGDR